The genomic window ATTTAAGGCatatattaaaaatcaaaaaccaGCTGGATAAAAGTATATCTAAAGTATTTATTAAATGAACTATTAGGGAAGGACTTTCTCTGAATATATAGTGTGGCAAAAGTTTATGTTAAATTTTTACTTGTACAATGGTGTATAATACAAcacagtaataaataaaatgcattttttgcacatacaacaaacaaaatacagtatgcacacaaaaaaacaaacaacaacaaaaacatcccTCACATTGTTTAATCTTACCTGGGGCTTGGCTTGTTTTTAAAGTCATTGCAGCTGTTGATTGTTTGTCACGAGATGTTTCAGAGTTCAGCGTTGGAATCACTGTGTAGCTGAAGCACAAAGAAAAACTGTCACAGTTGTATGTAGCTACCTTTAtgctataaaataaaaacataataacgATTTAAAAAACTCTGACATTATGTGAAGTACCTATGTTTCTGGCATTATGTTGTTCTGTATGGTCGAACatatgttttattacttttccaCTCAGATCTAGCAAAGGGCAATGAGAAAGCCGACTAGTGCATTTGTGGATATTTATGGAAGACATATTAAAGGTTAAAAGGTTCTTGCAAGATATCACCCCCAAAactaaaaaattcaaaataactttcaaatgaatgttaaagAGATTCAAGTCATGGAAAGGAAAAGCAAACTTCAGTCAATTGCAGCAAATACTGTTTGTTTGGCAATCTTTACATCCGCCTACGGGCCTTGGGGCAGAGTTTCCCAACCTTTTGGTGCAAACCCCACAAGGATTTCCTAGTGTGtcaatattatcattattaactttatttatgtagcacttttgtggtgtgctttacaataaaacagcaaaataaaatgagagGAAACAATACTATttcaaaataatgagaaaaaagtagaaaataaaagaaaacagaataaaactaaaatatttacaaaatagTTAAAATAGGCATCCAATGggcataatttaaaaaaacaaactgatttaACTGGAAAAAGTAAGTATCAAATTTAATTCATTCGGCACTCCCTCTTTGGTCAGAAATATACTCAACATCACATGACTCAACTTGACCATGCAAGGGTCATGAGAACTTGGGAGACCTAAAATTGGGGTCACAGGCCAGAAACCCTGCCTGGGAGGTTCTACTCAAGTATCATTTACGTTGCTGTATGACATCAGCCTGTCAAAGTGGGGATGCCTTGCCTCCTGCAGACACTTGGGGACATGTTGGGACACTGTAAATGGGGAATGTGAAATCCCACCTACTGGCTGACTCTGCCTAACTGCCTGTGGAGTCAAGTGGCTGTGCCAGCAATTTAACTGCTCAGGATCCAAACATAGACAGGAGCAGAATGTCTTTGCATCAGACTGTTATGCCGATGCACATAACTGTAAATCTCTTTCATGACACCTAGTCTTAAAAAGTATGTTTTGCGCTGTGACTCTCGTTAGGCATCTAATCTAGAACTATCAGTAAAAGACTGAAAGGAAAACACAAACTCAAAGCTGACAAAACTGCTTTTCTTGACCAGTCATGTAGATTTGCTTgtgttgaaatgtgaaaaagcaCAAACTGTGTACTTCATTTGCTaatagaaaaacaatatttatccAGAAAGTTAAAATAAGATTCAGAAATTGTTTTTACCAAGCACTCAGCCATACAAACTGGTGATGACTATGACCTACTTTCACTGTTGCCCAAGAGACTTTTAGGCCAAGCACCAGTGTACAGCAGTGACCAAAAGCCTGTTAGTATAGGTTATTTTATCTATCTCTGAGTTAGTTGAGTAATTCTTTTGGTATCTCCAGAGCTGacaggcttttaatttgaacaaaATGGGCTGTATATCATGATGATAGCCATAAGGCTTTTTACATGGTCCTTTAATTTTTAGGACCAAGAGGAACACTGAAAACTGTGAACAAGGATATCTGACCTTGAAGATCTACAACCCAGCATAAAATGAAGACTTTGATGTGTCACACATTCTGCAGTGCAAACTGATCATAGGCTTCTGCTCAGTCCTTTGTTAGTCATGGGGAGCCAGAAGAATAAGTCACATTCCTCGCTGAAATATGGCACACTGATGTGATCTTGAGTCTCTGTATTATAGGGCGATTGCAAGAggttaattcatatttttttcattctacaCAGTATAAAAATCCTTGGACACTTGGAAACTGATTGTATGAAAATGGagattttaaaagctttaaatagTTCTGTAGACAgcttaaacattttttacacatttatatgaaatAAACAGGTGTCTGTagatctttttatttatcttaaaggttatctgacttttcctcttttcttagttattttgatttttgaagCAGCAGAATCAGATGCTTTGGCAACCTTTTAAAGCCAAACTAATGCTTATCTTGGCTTAATAAATGCTTGTAATAAAATCACAtacaataaaatgattattagattTATTACGCTACCTAATCACTCGTACTGCTATTTGTCTTAAACTagtttaatgtgaaataatcaTAGAGCTGATTGTACTAATGTAGTCTCCTAATGTTTGTCTCTCTCAACAAATGATGCCTTTCTGTCCTTCATTTGAATAATATTACATTTGCCTTGATTGGTACCACATATCGATTGAAACCTTACATCATGCAGGTTTCGGTCAcaccatttattttatttgcttttagtcatttgaaaaatttgataaattaCTGACACGCGAAatttgctgtttaaaaaaattaatcGCACTTACTTTCACTTCTTCGTCGTGTACGTTCAGCCATCCGTCTTCAACTTGTACtcttctatctatctatccagtATATCAAAGGTGACACCCCTTTTTGTTCGGTGATAAAATTCCCATAGGAAGCCTTACATGGGTAAAATGCAGTTGGGAAAAAAACCATATTGCAGCAGTAGTAAAGGGTGAAGGTTACTCTTACCCATCCCTATGAAAGTGATCACTTTGCAGTTAGCACTAGAAATACATTATGACTGTTCATTCAATCTGGTATGGGCCATATCAAGTCAACAGTTTTCCCCCATTACTattgacaatataaaataatgtgcagCATCATATACTAATATCAAGATTCACATTCCATCTGTTAGATTTAAATAAAGCTATGACACATTCTAGCATTATATCATTAATGTCAATCACATTAGTGATGGATATTGCTGTACATGATGTCCATGGTTGAGGCTTCATGATTTATGGATCCACAATAGACATGTACTGCAATTTCCCGCGTGCAAGAGGGAAAGCATCTCACCAAAAGGTTTCGACTGGCAGCATCACAAGGTCTCCAGAAATATGATCACTATGACCTTTATTGGTCAATAAACATTAACATGAGACATTTTATTTGGTAAAGTAATCTCTAGTTGATATAAATGAATTGGCCGTTCCAATTAGCCTTTGAAAGTATCAACTGAAATTCTCACAGCATGCTTGTGGTATTTGGTGAGTCACATTGGACCTGGGGTGGCATTACAAAAAGGTGGTTGCTCATGGTGTGATGGTGTGTTGTATTCGTTGCACTGAGCAGAATTTTGGGTTCACATTGTCAGAGGTTAAACAAGCATGACTTATCCAGACAGTTTGAATAGTCACCCTGACCTCATAAAAGAGACTGTGACATTACTGCAAGAAAAACCTGATGACACGAGTGGAGAATCAACACAAATATCACCTCTGACCAGGCAGAGGAAATGAGGTAAGCACTTTTACATAAAGGTATATTAACAACTGTACTAAATGTTAAAGGTAGAACAATGCCGCATTATTCTACTATTATCAGTCAGCATAAGGTCATCAGATAAAATAGGAATTCTCATCTTGGCTGTGCTATTTAGTCAAAGGGCTATATCCAACAGCTTCCCTGCTCTGTAAAGATGTCACATGATGGACGTTATAGACTTGATTTATGTTGGCCTTGTCAGTAAAATATAGTATGTAATgtgaatgtacagtaccagtcaaacattGGAGACATCTTCCTATTCCCTAATATGcccaaacctttgactggtactttatatattgtATGGATGTATGAAtcctttattttaaatatgtacatattaTCAGTTGAACATAGTTGTCTCACCCAAAGACTCAGTTATCTGACTATAGATATAAAAAGGACTAATTTCAAGTTTGCAGTAGGGATCTTCTTATTTACTGGGTAGCTCAGGTGGATATATATGGAAATGCAATGAAAATGTGTGCTCAGTTCCCAGGGGCTTAATGTGGTAATGTGATGTACATGGTGTCGTGGGCTCAGATGTTGGAGCCATGTGCAATTGGAAACACATGCGGGAAACATCTGTTGCCTTAATGATGGCCACTGAGTTTGTTTCTGCCAGTGAAGTTGGTGAAGAATATTTTCAaagttattaataaaaacagaatttctgtgataaacaagataaaaaagaaCACTACACACGATGGACAGTTTGTTGATTTATTGCAGTTGTTACAAGAGATTTGTCCTattgttttctgaaaaaaactgacaaatgtcttttaattttagtttgtCACTTCACTCCTGCTGtatatgatgatgatatatCCCGATGACAATTGCAAATCAgtaacatttcaaataaattaaataagtTAGCATTTAGACTATTTTAGATAGTTTTTCTAGGAGTTCAGAGAATAGTATCACACACTTTCAATACAATCTATGCAGTACaccaaaacatttcacattcactTTCACTGTGTTTTCCAAAACATTTCAGTAAGAGGAAGCACATCATAATGCCTTAATGCCACTTCAATCtgtggagaaaaagaagagagaaaacaatcaagacaaaaataaactaGAACAATTTCTTCAGAAAAAATAACAACTCTTAAGTTAAGCCTTACCTCTCACAGTAAGTTTAGTAGAACACTCTGCCTTGCCCAAAGAGTTGACTGCAACAACCCTATATTCACCGCCGTCATTTTCTCGGACTCTGAGAATATACATGGAGCACACACCACATGAGTTGGTGATGTAATAGTTTTTGTCTGAGTTGATGCAGGTGTTGTTGAGGTACCAGGACACATTGGGTGTAGGACATCCTCTGACAGCACATGTCATGTAGAGTTGGTAACCTTTAGGTGGTGTGTGGACCTTCAGAGGGACCAAGATGGATGGGGGCCTCTCAAAGCTTATCTCCATTGAACTAACTCCATTTGATGATATTGGAacttaagagaaaaaaaaaaattaaagagagaaatgtttgaaaaGATCATTTAGGTCACATGGCAATTGTGTCATCCAGAATCCAGAAATTTCAGACATTCATTTGTATTACCCAAGtctgaaatatacatttttgtggCTTCCACGCAATGAAGTAATCAGAGATTTCAAAGATTAATGACATTGATTGAACTTTGGAGTTGggggaaaacaaaaacaagactaacAGTTTAGAGCCATGCCAGGAACCATGTGAGGCTGCACTTAGGAATGGCAGTGATTGGAGCTAAACGCTGATGTCCACATGGCAATAtattcacaatgacaatgctaaaatGCCTGTTTTAAGCAGGTAATGTTTGCCATGGTCATAATCTTAGTGTCAGTGTGCTGGCATGCTAGCATTTGCAAATTAGCTCTGAACACAAAGCACAGAATCATCAGTCGTTTTTCAGTTATTTGGTCATAACCTAAAATATTGGACTCggaatttaaattttgacctgatgatggaaCAGGATACATTATCTAGAAACCATAGATTTCTGTGTCAAATTTTGTCCCAGTCCATGTATTtggagatatttcactggatgaTTAAAAAGCTTGATGTGCAGGTGGcaccagatgaaaagtcaagggattATCAAAGTCATTAAGGGtcatcttctggggaccatgaatttctgtaaaaaaaatcattgcaatccatccagtatTTTTCATGATATTACACTCTGGACAAAAGTGGTGTACCCACCGATTGATTGACCAACATTGCCTTTCTTATCTCTTAAGCCCTTTTTTACACAGCCAAACTCAAATTTGCTCAAAATTTGTATTGTTACCACCATGGTGGTGTCAGTCGCTGTGTACTTATTTACAGATTTCACAGATTATTTACCGTAAGGAATAATAATATATagaatatacagaatataaagGAGAATATATAGAATTTCATCAAGTTGAACAAGTTATTAGTGGACTACTAAGTGATAGGGGAACATACAACACAAGAGACGTTCTGATGATGACATAATGGTGAAATCATTACACCATTATATCTATTGTATGCCCCTTGTAAACATAACTGAATATATAAACCCACCTCTGTTGCTGTTGGCACCCCATGTAGGTGACTGAGATGGATCTGAGAGGCCCATATCATTCTTGGCATAGACCCGGAAATGGTATTCTATCCCAGGGAGAATGTTGTGGGCTGTGTAGGTGTTAGCAAAGAGGCGGTCTGCTACAGTCTTCCACATTCTGGTGTTAGAGTCATGTTGAGACACCACGTAGTACAGTCGATCGTCAAGCTCTTGGTCTGGAGAGGGAACCCATGATACTGCCACTTTGCCATAGACTGTTTGCTCCAGCTCCACTGGCCCTGGGCACTTGGGTTCATCTAGGAACAAAGAACATAAGATGTAgagtttaatttgttttgagtGAACAAACAACAACTGTTGCTTAACCTTTATCCTGCCTttgttgtaaaatttaaaacagtACTTACATTTTCACTGATTTTATTATAATATGGCTGCTGTATATCTGTAAATCTATGTAATCGTACCTTAAATTTACTTAGGAATTCCCCTGCTGTGGGGGGTTTTGTCAGGACTATATTTGCAATTGACAGCTGGCATAAGATAATAATCCACAAATCATATCCTCTTACTGCATGTCACTCAGTAAGAATTACATTTCTCAATGCACCTGCAAGTGTTCAGTGTTAATTAGGGTTTGACATTAGTTTGCCAATACACTGGTGTGATAAATGCATTTAATTGGCTAAATATTACCTAGTCAGTATTGTCCACTGttgataaaacacattttcttcatcACAAGAACACTAAACAATGCAAAGGTCATTTAATGCTTAATGTAAAATTGATTCCTAATTtccagaaaataaataaaatgtatttacagttAATATCAGTGCAAAATTCTTGCTATCAGAagttttaatgcaaaaatacacTACTGTTATTCCACATCATTTTAGGACTAATTATAGTGTAAAAGCTTGCTTTTTACTTACCTGTGACTCTAACCTCAACGTCAAAGAAAGCCTCACCCACAGAGTTTTTGGCTTTAATAGTGTAGATGGCTGAATCTGAGCGCTTTGATGAAGGAATAACAAGCTGAGACATTCCCTCTGTATTGATGACATTAATCCACGGGGCTATTGGCTCATCATCCTTCAGCCAGGTGATGTGAGGTGGAGGTTCAGCCTGGGGATATCAATGTCAGATAAATGAGTGTGAGGCATATGCAGTCATGTCACACTGTAGCAAACTCATGACTCAAGATTATGACGTGGCTGGAATGGGAGAGTAAATATGGAATCCAGAACTGGCTTGTTAAGATGGTTTTATGATTTATACCAAGGAGGAAGGGTTCGGTTTCCATGCCAGCATTTAGGTTTATTCATACCTCATAAGAAATCTTGACACGCACAGAATTTCCTGCCCTGACAACAAGGAAGTCCTCTGGGTCCTTAAAACAAGGTCTCACtggatggaaacacaaacaaaacagaaaatgcaaagCGGAAATAAGAAATTATCTGCATAACAAAGTTAAATCATTAATATGCACAGCAAAGGAAGTTAACTTACTGTTGGGATTCTTTGCACACGCCATTGCGGAGGGAGGGCTCGCATCTCCTGCTCCTGATTCATTGATCGCTGAAACTCTGAATTCATACTCTGCTCCCTCAGTGACATCTTTAACTGCATAGTTCACATCTGAAAATAAGGTGAATAACAAGGTAaggataaaaatacaataaaaagaaGATAATTGTCCTACATAATAGTATGCTTTTGTTCTGACAAACCTTCAATAGGTTCATTAATTGCATTCAGGGCAAGCCACTGATTTGTGTCCTTCTTTCGTTTCTCCACTTGGTAACCAATGATTGGTACTCCTTTGTCATCCTCCGGAGGGGTCCACGTCAAGTTGATACAGGTCTTAGAGGTACTTACCACTTTGGGTTTTCCAGGTGGACCAGAAAGTACTAAAGAATGACAAGTAGTCTGAGTTATCTAGTATGCTCATTTTCAATAATTAAGAAGTAATTAAAGACATGGAATAAATCAACGACATTATTACTGGAGGATATCCCAAAAATTCCTCTCAGAGATATAGCAACTATTACAGCAATGATAAAAGGTGGACTTTCAACAGTGACTAAATAGTGCCAGTGATAAACGATTTGAAGCCAGCACAAAACCTATCCAGaagcattttcatttattacaaCCTGAGGGAGATTAACATGGGATTTGCTGAGGACTGCTAAATGAGACTTCTTTTTTCTACACTCACTCATTATGCCAGCCATAATGCTATCAGCTGTCTCCAGGGAGTCACTGAGGCCCTGAGGGTTTTCTGCATAGATGCGGTAGCTGTATTTCTTTCCATGAGTCACATTCCTGTCTCTAAAGGAGGTCTTCTCTGCTGAGACATCCCCGAGTTTTGTCCACAGACTATGCCCTCTTTCCTGCCGTTCTATAATGTAGTTGGTGACAGCAGAGCCACCATCGTCTTTTGGAGGGTTCCATTTAATTTCAATTACAGATGAAGTGGTCTCGACAGTCTCCACTGGACCCTCCGGTGGACCTGGACGATCTGTAAGAAAAATGTGGTTTTGTTACCTTTTAAATGAAGTGACAGAAATGTGACTAAGGTGTaagttttgtttatgtttgaacATGGCTGTTGATGGTATTTGTATCTCTCAgtatttctcacttttctcaTTAGATTTCCCTATGTTTTCGTACCAAGCACAATAAGCTGAGATGTGGCCTCCACAGCTCCAAATGGGTTTTTAAGTTGGATTTTTATTTCCCCCGTGTCTGACCGCAGGCAGTCTCTGAGAAGCAGCCGACTGTGATTGGGCTCCCTCACAATCTTAACTCCTCCTCCGTCTTTCAGCTCAGTGCCATCCTTAAACCAGCTGACCGTCAAAGACTCCTGAGGTTGAAAAGGCATCTTGAAAGCAGCGTTCTGGCCCACTCTTACTATCACAGGTTTGGAGAACTTGTGAAGGTCGTCTTCGTCAAATTCAGGCACATCTATGAGACACAAGGTGTCAGTTTAATACACAAGAGCTGTTGTGTCACTTATATTCTACAATATACGGAAGTAAAATATACCTCCGACTGTGATCCTTCCTTCCGTACTGAGATCCCCTGATACAAAACGAAGGAGTCCAGAGTCTGTATCTCTGCAGCTGTGAATTGTCAGCTTGTGAATGTTTGCATCTTTGGTTATGCTGATCCCACCACCGGATTTTAACTAGCAAATCAAGAGTGAAAAGGAGAACTTCATTCTTTTTCAGGTTAcacaacaaacattaaaaaaggaaaagaaaaatatccaaTATGGCAGTTCCATAAGCGTAAGACTTATGTTATGTATGtcattcatgtttatgtttataatgTTGGCAATGTAGTAATTGAAAGCTTCTCTTACTCTTGCACTCAGATAATCAAAATGAAAGTGTCAGACAAATTTGCAAAATGCtaaatgtgcatttaaatgtaGTTATTTATGAACTTTACTGGCTCTCCATCTTTGAACCAGGCGCCGTCGCAGTCAGTGTTCATCTTCACAGTTAATTCTGCTGGCTGTCCACGAGTAGCAAGGATATCAGAGAGTCCAGAGGTAATTCCAGGCTCTGGGTAACATAAAACAAAGTTACTTTCCACTTAACATTTTCATGTGGAGCAGCTTTCAGtttaaaactatatatatactgtataaagtccccaagaaaaaaacagttaccAATTTACGCTTCTCTCTTCTAATCATTAAGATTAGATTGGTGATGCAATAGTTCATCAGTATCAAAGATTTCCTTGCCAATTATATCACAATTGTACATTACGTGAAGGAAAATATTGTAATGCCTGTGAATTCTACCActatgtaaaaagaaaaaatagtgaGGAATTGAGAGTATAATCTTACCTTGCACCACTAGTACAacctgcatttgttttttttaaataaaaaacagtgcATTCCAATAACTAATACAGTGCATGGCTTAAATATTAGATTACTGTGATCTAGTTAGAAAGTTTATGATACACAAGTTACAGCAAGAGAAATGACATCAAAGGTGAGCACAATGACAAGCAACAAACAAAGTACTATAAGGCTTTGCAAACAATGTTAACAGAGGCCAGATGAGCTCCCAAGTATATTAAGAAAGTGTTACCACATTCGGGTTATAAAGGATCTCCTGTTATTTCACATTTATGAATTGGCCTTCTAAGAGGAGCTATAGTAAATTTACAGGATTAAGATTTTACAGAGAATTAAATAATTTGATTAGATATtgaaaagtaataataaaaataaattagtttttttaacttttgtgtTACTAATGCAGATAACAGTTATTTGCTTAGTGCTTATTTGCTTAGTACTTTTTCAGTATTAAATATCTGGTATACCACCTCCTGCATCTGCAAGTGGTTCATCTTGCCTTGCACCACCACTGGCTTCCTCAGCTGAGTGGCCTAACAGTAATAACAATAGTAAGTCATTTAAACTTGACTCAGTAAGTTACTCCCTCATTGTGTGAGAGCAGtaccacatacatacatacattttgtacatacatacatacatacctaCATACATATGTGATGTGCCTTTACATATACATAGAGTAACCTAtaattacacataaacacacacacatactaacacacacgcatgcacacatacatgtaaacacacaaactggtTTCTCTATCTTTATGGGGACGTTCCctgatacacacatacaaacacacacacacacacacatacatagtgTCATTtctgattttcaaaataaaagccactGTATCTTAACAGGAAGCTCAGGAtgaggctgtttttaaaaataaaagaccCCAACTGCCACTGTGTGTTAACATGAAACTAGGGATGGACCtagtttttcaaaataagatcCCTAGGATCTGATATTAATACAAAGAATTTCTtctttcacagttttaaaacattatttttctgcTTCCAGCTTTGAGAGTTTATCATTTGACTTCAGCTGTTTCAGCAGCATGTTTTAGCTCTTAGCTTCTTCAGCTAATGCACATCAGCTCTCAGCCCCAGCATTACCTTTCAGCTTCCAAGTTTTCGAACCAATACATTTCAGTTGATATCAGCTGttttttcagccattttcaGCATTGCTTCGGCAATTTCTTTCACCTTTTGACTTCAGATGTATTTGAGCTTTCATCATTCACAGCAGgttgcagtggcagcagcagtagcaacaGATGGCAGCACCAACAGCTTCTAGCTCTCACGCATTTTCTGAAATGCGtgtctgcagaaaatgcagactgCTGCAACTACTCTCTGTATGCTCCGCTGTTGTTTCTCTTACCACCTCCTGCATCTTCAAGTGggaggtgcagcagcagcagcaactaaCAGCTTCCAGCTCTCACACGCATTTTCTGAAATGCGTGTCTGCAGAAAACGCAGACTACTGCATCTATTTTCTATATGCtcagctgttgtttctcttaCCACCTCCTGCGTCTGCAAGTGATCCATCTTGCTTTGCACCGCCACTGGCTTTCCCAGCTGAGTGGCCtaacagtaataacaacagTAGGTCATTTAAACTTGATTCAGTAAATTACTCCCTCATTGTGTGAGAGCAGTACCACATACACATAGGCCTATACAGTCTGTatatagatacatacatacatatatatacatgttgTGCCTGTACGTACACATAAAGTAACACATAAttacacaggaacacacacacgcgcacacacacacacacacacagggtgatatttctgatatttcaaattaaaagccacTGTATCTTAACAAGAAGCTTGGGATGAGGCatttttttcaaactaaaagCTCAGCAGAAGgctatttttcaaaataaaagccccatATAGTAACTGTATTTTAAGACGCTTGGGATGAagcttgtttttcaaaataaaagacaccAACTGCCACTGTGTGTTAACAGGAAACTAGGAATGGACCTAATTATTCAAAATAAGATCCCTTGTATCAGATATTAATACAAAGAATTTCttctttcacagtttttcagacaTTATATTTCTGCTTCCAGCATTGAGAGTATATCATTTGATTTCAGCTGTTTAAGCAACATGTTTTAGCGCTCAGCTTCTTCAGCTAATACACTTCAACTCTCAACTCCAGCTTTACCTTTCAGCTTCCAAGTTTTCAAAGCAATACAGCTCTCACACGCATTTTCTGAAATGCATGTGTGCAGAAAATGCAGACTACTGCATGTACTTTCTGTATGCTCCACTGTCGTTTCTCTTACCACCTCCTGCATCTTCAAGTGggaggtgcagcagcagcagctaaaagCCTCCAGCTCTCACtcacattttctgaaatgcgtgtctgcagaaaatgcagactgCTGCATCTACTTTCTATGTGCTCCACTGTTGTTTCTCTTACCACCTCCTGCATCTTCAAGTGggaggtgcagcagcagcagcagctaacagcttccAGCTTCGAGCTCTCACAcgcattttctgaaatgtgcACACGCATTTTCTGAAATGCGtgtctgcagaaaatgcagactACTGCATCTGTTTTCTATATGCTGAACTGTTGTTTCTCTCACCACCTCCTGCATCTGCAAGTGATCCATCTTGCCTTGAGCCGCCACTGGCTTCCTCAGCTGAGTGGCCTAACAGTAATAACAATAGTAAATCATTTACACTTGATTCAGTAAATTACTCCCTCATTGTATGAGAGCAATACCATATatagacatacatacatacatacatacatatatacatgttGTGCCTGTACGTACACATAAAGTAACACATAattacacagaaacagacacatacacacaaatacacaaatacacacacacacacacacgcacacacacacagtgtcatttctcattttcataataaaagccaCTGTATCTTAACAAGAAGCTCTGTatgaggctttttttaaaagaaaaataaaagcccATAGAGTAACTGTATCTTAAGAGGAAGTTCCTGATGAGGctcttttttcaaaataaaagcctcaTAGAATAAATATATGTTCAGGAAACACAGcatgaagctgtttttcaaaataaagcccCATAGAATAACTATTTTAAAAAGACGCTCAGGATAAGGTTtggtttttcaaaataaaagactcCAAATGCCACCGTGTGTTAACAGGAAACTAGGGATGGACCTAGTTTGTCAAAATAAGATCCCTAGGATCTGATATTAATGCAAAGAATTTCTTCCTTCACAGTTTTAAGACATTACATTTCTGCTTCCAGCTTTGAGAGTATATCATTTGATTTCAGCTGTTCCAGCAACAT from Thunnus maccoyii chromosome 3, fThuMac1.1, whole genome shotgun sequence includes these protein-coding regions:
- the igfn1.4 gene encoding immunoglobulin-like and fibronectin type III domain-containing protein 1 isoform X4 — translated: MFKRTKVTDGTATGQVGFRKKSKVPGVMITQYIEKLPEGKSHPDFTRKPIALTIQEGKFAFFKAIVTGDPKPTVVWSRNNGDVSDPARYQSKYDPNSNEHTFEMPHVKPDQADTYKCFAKNEYGQAMVTVVLNVIEVGFKMTKAPQQQAEVANCNFKKVLKRRSKVVPKAEEPEKKEGEIDPKFWELLMSADKKDYERICAEFGVTDFRWMLKKLNEMKREREEEQAEFVKNLSDLKPIHINADGTASFELEFDLLDPSSSIYLYKDGEMIPYTKELGDKMKHCLRKVGRKYIFSMRDLMPEDAGFYQLDVEDVNMFSTDFKMVDFLVKIQEVKAMEREDAVFECVISAPLSKLMWFGKNMPLEQGDKYDIEVSEDKLIHRLVVKDCMVVDKGIYAACAGIKSCNAWLVVEADKGAPKGKKSARKTTRAGGSGTDLQKVAQEQQQKLDKEREERKEKIKAAREAAAEAAAAEEPEKTADSGAGKDKGAAVEVERIDKTSVAATTTVAGDSGSGHSAGKASGGAKQDGSHADAGGGHSAGKASGGARKDGSIADAGGGHSAGKASGGAKQDGSHADAGGGHSAGKASGGAKQDGSPADAGGGHSAGKASGGAKQDGSHADAGGHSAGKASGGAKQDGSHADAGGGHSAGKASGGAKQDGSHADAGGGHSAGKASGGAKQDGSHADAGGGHSAGKASGGAKQDGSHADAGGGHSAGKASGGAKQDGSPADAGGGHSAEEASGGSRQDGSLADAGGGHSAGKASGGAKQDGSLADAGGEPGITSGLSDILATRGQPAELTVKMNTDCDGAWFKDGEPLKSGGGISITKDANIHKLTIHSCRDTDSGLLRFVSGDLSTEGRITVGDVPEFDEDDLHKFSKPVIVRVGQNAAFKMPFQPQESLTVSWFKDGTELKDGGGVKIVREPNHSRLLLRDCLRSDTGEIKIQLKNPFGAVEATSQLIVLDRPGPPEGPVETVETTSSVIEIKWNPPKDDGGSAVTNYIIERQERGHSLWTKLGDVSAEKTSFRDRNVTHGKKYSYRIYAENPQGLSDSLETADSIMAGIMILSGPPGKPKVVSTSKTCINLTWTPPEDDKGVPIIGYQVEKRKKDTNQWLALNAINEPIEDVNYAVKDVTEGAEYEFRVSAINESGAGDASPPSAMACAKNPNMRPCFKDPEDFLVVRAGNSVRVKISYEAEPPPHITWLKDDEPIAPWINVINTEGMSQLVIPSSKRSDSAIYTIKAKNSVGEAFFDVEVRVTDEPKCPGPVELEQTVYGKVAVSWVPSPDQELDDRLYYVVSQHDSNTRMWKTVADRLFANTYTAHNILPGIEYHFRVYAKNDMGLSDPSQSPTWGANSNRVPISSNGVSSMEISFERPPSILVPLKVHTPPKGYQLYMTCAVRGCPTPNVSWYLNNTCINSDKNYYITNSCGVCSMYILRVRENDGGEYRVVAVNSLGKAECSTKLTVRD